A genome region from Planctomycetota bacterium includes the following:
- a CDS encoding tRNA (cytidine(34)-2'-O)-methyltransferase, with translation MSDPLFNIVLIHPQIPNNTGNVGRTAAVTGCRLHIVRPIAFDMDEQAVRRAGLDYWHLVDCREHESWEAFLRSERPQRVWLYSSHATLPHWKAPMRRGDFLLFGNETAGTPPEIHQWVDRDFGADHRIRFPLRDHPDCRSLNLATAVACGVYEGIRQLSTSGDCIPL, from the coding sequence GTGAGCGATCCCCTCTTCAACATCGTGCTGATCCATCCGCAGATTCCCAACAACACCGGGAATGTGGGCCGCACCGCCGCGGTCACCGGGTGCCGGCTGCACATCGTGCGGCCGATCGCCTTCGACATGGACGAGCAGGCGGTGCGCCGCGCCGGCCTGGACTACTGGCACCTGGTGGATTGCCGCGAGCACGAGAGTTGGGAGGCCTTTCTCCGCAGCGAACGCCCGCAGCGGGTCTGGCTCTATTCGTCGCACGCGACCCTGCCGCACTGGAAGGCCCCGATGCGGCGCGGGGACTTCCTGCTCTTTGGAAACGAGACCGCCGGCACCCCGCCGGAGATCCACCAGTGGGTCGACCGCGACTTCGGGGCCGACCACCGGATCCGGTTTCCGCTTCGCGACCATCCCGATTGCCGAAGCCTGAATCTGGCCACGGCAGTGGCCTGCGGGGTGTACGAGGGCATCCGGCAGCTTTCCACCTCAGGGGATTGCATTCCTCTTTGA